One window from the genome of Trichoplusia ni isolate ovarian cell line Hi5 chromosome 13, tn1, whole genome shotgun sequence encodes:
- the LOC113499897 gene encoding malignant T-cell-amplified sequence 1 homolog, giving the protein MFKKFDEKESISGVQQLKSSVQKGIRARLLELYPHLDNYIDQVLPKKDTFRIVKCHDHIEIMVNSAGELLFFRQREGPWMPTLKLLHKYPFFLPMQQVDKGAIRFVLSGANIMCPGLTSPGARMSSVDKGQVVAVMAEGKEHALAVGCTSLSTDDIAKVNKGVGIENCHYLNDGLWQMKPVK; this is encoded by the exons ATTTGACGAGAAGGAGAGCATATCGGGAGTCCAGCAGCTCAAGTCCTCAGTGCAGAAGGGCATCAGGGCGCGCCTGCTGGAGCTGTACCCTCACTTGGACAACTACATCGACCAAGTTCTACCTAAGAAGGATACATTCAGGATTGTTAAATG CCACGACCACATCGAGATTATGGTGAACAGCGCTGGAGAGCTGCTGTTCTTCCGTCAACGCGAGGGACCCTGGATGCCGACCCTCAAACTCCTACATAAGT ATCCATTTTTCCTGCCAATGCAGCAGGTCGACAAGGGTGCTATCCGCTTCGTACTCAGTGGAGCCAACATCATGTGTCCAG gtCTGACGTCGCCGGGAGCCCGCATGAGCAGTGTAGATAAAGGCCAGGTGGTAGCCGTCATGGCCGAGGGGAAGGAACACGCACTGGCTGTCGGATGCACCTCTTTATCTACCGATGAcat agCCAAAGTGAACAAAGGTGTGGGCATAGAGAATTGCCATTATCTCAACGACGGCTTGTGGCAGATGAAACCTGTgaagtaa